In Acidobacteriota bacterium, a single genomic region encodes these proteins:
- a CDS encoding GTP cyclohydrolase yields MKTKFGDVVEILYYDGQKESLALVMGDVRDGEAILCRVHSSCVSAHLFNSIECDCREQMEMSQFWIEREGKGVVIWLDQEGKGNGHLALLATRPLKEQGIGQADAYEQVGFKREARDFRRAAEILKDLGVKSVTLLTDNPQKADDLNKVGIQVVGTKSTNISAIENPGLLEVFENKRQQSSRQRN; encoded by the coding sequence TTGAAAACTAAATTTGGCGATGTTGTAGAAATTCTCTACTATGACGGACAGAAAGAATCGCTCGCCCTCGTGATGGGCGATGTCCGCGATGGCGAAGCTATTTTATGTCGGGTTCATTCATCGTGTGTGTCAGCGCATCTGTTTAACAGTATCGAATGTGATTGCCGCGAACAGATGGAGATGTCGCAGTTTTGGATTGAGCGGGAAGGAAAAGGTGTGGTGATCTGGCTCGACCAGGAAGGCAAAGGCAACGGGCATCTGGCATTGCTGGCAACCCGTCCATTAAAGGAACAAGGCATCGGGCAAGCTGATGCCTATGAGCAGGTGGGCTTCAAACGCGAGGCGCGAGATTTTCGACGCGCCGCCGAAATTTTAAAAGACCTCGGCGTGAAATCCGTTACCTTGCTAACCGATAACCCGCAAAAAGCCGATGACCTCAATAAAGTTGGCATTCAGGTGGTTGGCACTAAATCCACAAACATCTCAGCCATAGAAAACCCTGGGCTGCTTGAGGTATTTGAAAATAAACGACAACAGTCTTCCCGGCAGCGAAATTAA
- a CDS encoding alpha/beta hydrolase, which yields MATLNKKLIFKRVLWVFIPAVLVLFVGVFGLSFYLIHHLAHPPKNELTGSPRDFQIILQKPVWSDEKWKNADGTQAMGWLLNQNRVAPAVILTHGYSSNRSDLLTLSVELYKAGYHVLLYDMRGHGESPVNKSGFGMYEKDDLISAIKFLKGLTSKSGEELNDGRIGLYGVDLGGYATLAASDEDPAIKAVAVDSPFPSVEQFINYRLKYVIGGNNSMVKGLADYSLTKEVLGLTSQAYFMTKDDKSDVIESVRLSSNRRFLFIHGKTGSPTDLLTKEIFDETKGQKEIIEVEKTRQERLYTTESAAYDERVVKFFQAAIPTTAPKK from the coding sequence ATGGCAACGCTGAATAAAAAACTGATTTTTAAACGTGTCCTGTGGGTGTTTATACCCGCCGTACTCGTTTTATTTGTTGGTGTTTTCGGGTTGAGTTTCTATTTGATTCATCATCTGGCTCATCCGCCTAAAAATGAATTGACGGGGTCGCCGAGAGATTTTCAAATTATTTTACAAAAGCCGGTTTGGTCGGATGAAAAATGGAAAAATGCCGATGGCACACAAGCCATGGGCTGGCTATTAAATCAGAATCGGGTAGCGCCCGCCGTCATTCTCACGCACGGATATAGCTCGAACCGTTCAGACCTGCTGACCCTGAGCGTTGAATTGTACAAAGCCGGTTATCACGTTTTGCTTTACGATATGCGCGGGCATGGTGAAAGCCCAGTGAATAAATCCGGTTTCGGAATGTATGAAAAGGACGATTTGATTTCGGCAATCAAATTCCTCAAGGGCTTAACTTCAAAATCCGGTGAAGAGTTGAATGACGGTCGCATCGGTTTGTACGGCGTTGACCTTGGCGGGTATGCGACACTGGCGGCTTCGGATGAAGACCCCGCTATTAAAGCCGTTGCCGTTGATTCCCCATTTCCCAGCGTCGAACAATTTATCAATTACCGATTAAAATATGTCATCGGCGGCAATAATTCGATGGTCAAGGGACTGGCTGATTACAGCTTGACCAAAGAAGTTCTCGGACTAACTTCACAGGCATACTTTATGACCAAGGATGACAAATCGGATGTCATTGAATCGGTCAGGCTTTCATCAAACCGAAGATTTTTATTTATTCACGGAAAGACCGGTTCGCCAACCGATTTATTAACCAAAGAAATATTTGACGAAACCAAAGGACAGAAAGAGATCATTGAAGTTGAAAAAACCCGGCAAGAGCGACTCTATACCACTGAATCGGCAGCTTATGATGAGCGCGTGGTGAAATTCTTTCAGGCAGCGATACCGACAACCGCACCGAAAAAATAA
- a CDS encoding glycosyltransferase family 39 protein, whose protein sequence is MILKLKNFLNDFLAKPEQSETKGQIIKDQSYTNKEFISYLSILFTLCLVAFFFAASRFALLGPDEPRYAEVAREMFVSGEYISTRLCGCLWFEKPALVYWMIAASYHLFGVSEFAARFPAGLSATLATLTIFCTLTRTVSLKWAMGAGLMLLTSGIFIGYAHAATPDMVLTATMSVAILTTYVATSNFVRSRFWLMTLSFAAIGLAFMAKGLVGIVLTFGILFLFLWLTGRWRLLRINYLMIGLLVFFAVSATWYLPVTLKHGWHFIDEFFIQHHFQRYIKDVFGHPQPIYFFAVIAFVGVLPWSGFFIPAIVRLKNLRPRIDEENSLLTLAWIWALIPLLFFSLSESKLPGYILPVFPALAIILGKSFADYWTKPATGLLKITAWLTAILLVSLSVGFVGYLRTIPISSSPITLIIAAIPIGLALIGVVGLALGKKAYLLFTSIAVILGLIISAGIILPPYLNESVSLKRLSLDAAESLNADEKIAYYILKDFAAVFYAEGRVVCKNGEILNALKEDALIEELKSHHRLIIITRERWLTGLKNRPEIQMEPISQQGEYYALRVQLQKEKP, encoded by the coding sequence ATGATTTTAAAATTAAAAAATTTTCTCAATGATTTCCTTGCAAAGCCTGAGCAATCGGAAACCAAAGGTCAAATAATAAAAGACCAGTCTTACACGAACAAGGAGTTCATTTCTTACCTGAGCATTTTATTCACACTTTGCCTGGTTGCTTTTTTCTTTGCCGCCAGCCGTTTTGCATTGCTGGGACCGGATGAACCCCGATACGCAGAGGTTGCGCGTGAAATGTTCGTATCCGGTGAGTATATCTCAACGCGACTTTGTGGTTGTTTATGGTTTGAAAAACCGGCGCTGGTTTATTGGATGATTGCGGCATCCTATCACCTTTTCGGAGTTAGTGAGTTTGCCGCGAGATTTCCCGCCGGATTATCTGCAACGCTGGCGACCCTGACGATTTTCTGTACGCTGACACGCACCGTATCCCTGAAATGGGCTATGGGAGCCGGTTTGATGTTACTAACGAGTGGTATCTTTATCGGTTATGCGCACGCTGCCACGCCCGATATGGTGTTGACCGCAACCATGAGCGTTGCAATATTAACGACCTATGTCGCCACTTCAAATTTTGTCCGCTCTCGATTTTGGTTAATGACCCTGAGTTTTGCCGCTATCGGGTTGGCATTCATGGCAAAAGGTCTGGTCGGCATCGTTTTAACCTTCGGCATCTTGTTTCTGTTTTTATGGCTGACCGGCAGGTGGCGTTTACTGAGAATTAACTATCTGATGATTGGTCTATTGGTTTTCTTTGCGGTATCCGCGACCTGGTATTTACCTGTGACCTTAAAACATGGCTGGCATTTTATTGATGAGTTTTTCATTCAGCATCATTTCCAACGCTATATCAAAGATGTCTTCGGGCATCCGCAACCGATTTACTTTTTCGCAGTGATTGCTTTCGTCGGCGTACTCCCCTGGTCGGGATTTTTTATTCCGGCTATCGTCAGACTCAAAAATCTTCGTCCCCGCATTGATGAAGAAAATTCATTACTGACGCTGGCTTGGATATGGGCGCTCATTCCTTTACTGTTTTTCTCGCTTTCGGAATCAAAGCTGCCGGGCTATATTCTTCCGGTTTTTCCTGCCCTGGCAATCATCCTCGGCAAATCATTTGCAGATTACTGGACGAAGCCTGCCACCGGTTTATTAAAAATAACCGCCTGGTTGACCGCGATTTTACTGGTGAGTTTATCAGTCGGTTTTGTCGGGTATTTGCGGACAATTCCGATTTCGTCATCTCCAATAACTTTGATTATCGCTGCAATCCCGATAGGTTTAGCCTTAATTGGTGTCGTTGGTTTGGCACTGGGGAAAAAAGCTTACCTATTATTTACTTCGATTGCTGTGATTTTGGGTTTGATTATCAGCGCGGGAATTATCTTACCTCCATATCTTAATGAAAGTGTCAGTTTGAAAAGGCTATCGCTGGATGCGGCAGAATCATTAAACGCGGATGAAAAAATTGCTTATTACATCCTAAAAGACTTTGCGGCGGTTTTTTACGCCGAAGGCCGTGTGGTCTGCAAAAACGGGGAAATCCTCAATGCCTTGAAAGAGGATGCTTTGATTGAAGAATTAAAAAGCCATCACCGCTTAATCATCATCACCAGAGAACGTTGGTTGACCGGATTAAAAAATCGCCCGGAAATACAGATGGAACCGATTTCTCAACAGGGTGAATATTATGCGTTGCGTGTGCAGTTGCAGAAGGAAAAACCGTGA
- a CDS encoding Gfo/Idh/MocA family oxidoreductase: MKRVAVIGTGSFGQNHARVYSELPDVSLKAVCDINEAIGKPIAEKYQVDYFSDYRELIGTVDAVSLATPTLTHKAIACDFLKAGIAVLIEKPISRTLEEAEEILKTARENNRVLQIGHLERFNPAVIAASQVVTQPRFFEGHRLSLFTPRSLDIDVVMDLMIHDLDVILSMVKSEVVEIRAAGIPILTPKIDIANARIEFANGCVANLTASRVSAERVRKLRFFQPSQYVSIDYAAQEASMVKVDYSSGGKPDFGFRALAVEREEPLKLEIQSFLNAVDGAPVITSGQDGKNALQLAIGIVEKIKEHAEKIGIPFVG; encoded by the coding sequence ATGAAACGAGTCGCAGTCATCGGCACCGGAAGTTTCGGACAAAATCATGCCAGAGTCTACAGCGAACTTCCCGACGTCAGTTTAAAAGCTGTTTGTGATATTAATGAAGCCATCGGCAAGCCCATCGCTGAAAAATATCAGGTCGATTATTTCAGCGATTACCGCGAGTTAATTGGCACAGTTGATGCGGTGAGTCTTGCTACTCCAACCCTCACCCACAAAGCGATTGCCTGTGATTTTTTAAAAGCCGGTATCGCAGTTTTAATCGAAAAGCCGATTTCACGCACTCTCGAAGAAGCCGAAGAAATCCTGAAAACTGCCAGAGAAAATAATCGGGTCTTACAAATTGGTCACTTGGAAAGGTTCAATCCGGCGGTGATTGCTGCAAGTCAAGTGGTCACCCAGCCGAGATTTTTTGAAGGCCATCGGTTGAGCCTGTTTACCCCGCGAAGTCTGGATATTGATGTGGTCATGGATTTGATGATTCATGACCTCGATGTCATCTTATCGATGGTTAAAAGTGAAGTTGTGGAAATCCGTGCCGCGGGCATACCGATTCTTACTCCGAAAATTGATATTGCCAATGCGCGAATCGAATTTGCCAATGGCTGTGTTGCCAATTTAACCGCCAGCCGGGTCTCTGCCGAAAGGGTCAGAAAATTAAGATTTTTTCAGCCCTCGCAATATGTGTCGATAGATTATGCGGCGCAGGAAGCCAGCATGGTCAAAGTGGATTATTCATCTGGCGGAAAACCCGACTTCGGTTTCCGCGCGCTTGCGGTGGAACGCGAAGAACCGCTCAAACTCGAAATCCAATCTTTCTTAAATGCGGTTGATGGTGCGCCAGTCATCACCAGCGGACAAGATGGTAAAAACGCTCTCCAACTGGCAATCGGCATCGTCGAAAAAATCAAAGAACACGCCGAAAAAATCGGTATTCCTTTTGTCGGATAA
- a CDS encoding class III extradiol ring-cleavage dioxygenase gives MNFPAIFVSHGAPTLAIDDEAEAHQFLTSLGNSLGKPSAILVVSAHWQSEIPTVSLAAHPQTIHDFGGFPKKLYEIAYPAAGAVTLGNRVAHLLNGQGIHTAITENRGLDHGVWVPLMLMYPQANIPTTQLSLVANGTPEEHYQIGKVLGGLKDQGVMILASGGAVHNLHSLNSFDKPSPWAKKFEEFLHQKISEGNLQSLVNYRSLIAEGVLAHPTEEHLLPLFVAMGAGGFDENHPGMSIHRSWTYGNLSMASFQFNA, from the coding sequence ATGAATTTCCCGGCAATTTTTGTATCACATGGCGCGCCAACTTTGGCGATTGATGATGAAGCCGAAGCGCATCAATTTTTGACCTCGCTTGGAAATTCTTTAGGGAAACCTTCCGCAATTCTGGTGGTTTCAGCCCATTGGCAGTCCGAAATCCCAACGGTTTCGCTTGCCGCACATCCCCAAACCATTCACGATTTCGGCGGGTTTCCCAAAAAACTATATGAGATAGCATACCCGGCAGCAGGAGCTGTCACGTTGGGCAATCGAGTTGCGCATTTATTAAATGGACAGGGAATTCACACTGCCATTACGGAAAATCGCGGACTCGACCACGGCGTCTGGGTGCCGTTAATGTTGATGTATCCCCAAGCCAATATCCCAACTACTCAACTGTCATTAGTTGCAAACGGCACCCCTGAAGAGCATTACCAAATCGGGAAGGTGCTCGGCGGTTTAAAAGACCAAGGCGTAATGATACTGGCAAGCGGTGGCGCTGTTCATAACCTGCATTCGCTGAACTCATTTGATAAGCCCTCGCCCTGGGCAAAAAAATTCGAGGAATTCCTTCATCAAAAAATTTCGGAAGGAAATCTTCAATCGCTTGTAAATTATCGCTCACTGATTGCTGAAGGTGTCCTGGCACATCCCACAGAAGAACATCTGCTGCCGCTGTTTGTAGCGATGGGAGCCGGAGGGTTTGATGAAAATCATCCCGGTATGAGTATTCACAGAAGTTGGACTTACGGTAATTTAAGCATGGCAAGCTTTCAATTTAACGCTTAA
- a CDS encoding DoxX family protein: MKKLFGEFIGNRGAIGLLIVRLIFGMGLMLHGYSKIKNPFDWMGQEAPIPGLLQSLAALSEFGGGLALILGLLTPIAAFGITCTMLFAVLGVHVRAGHPFVGSGGPSYELAALYLGVALLMLITGPGKYSLDALVFGAKK; the protein is encoded by the coding sequence ATGAAGAAATTATTTGGTGAATTTATTGGAAACCGGGGTGCCATCGGTCTATTAATTGTTCGCTTGATTTTTGGCATGGGATTGATGTTGCACGGTTATTCAAAAATTAAAAATCCGTTTGATTGGATGGGACAGGAAGCGCCCATTCCCGGTTTATTGCAAAGTCTTGCGGCATTAAGCGAGTTCGGCGGTGGGCTGGCATTAATCCTCGGATTATTGACGCCGATTGCCGCTTTTGGAATCACCTGCACGATGTTGTTTGCAGTGTTGGGAGTTCACGTCCGTGCAGGTCATCCATTTGTCGGCTCCGGTGGCCCTTCGTATGAACTGGCGGCGCTCTATCTGGGTGTCGCACTATTGATGTTAATTACGGGTCCCGGAAAATACTCCCTGGATGCTCTGGTGTTTGGCGCGAAAAAGTAA
- a CDS encoding YceI family protein yields MKNRKYFVILGLALILAISGFALALAAGSESLFVEVKPQTASKEAAPVASSGVYGFDPAHSTIGFSIRHLVINKIPGRFKDYKGTINFDSADITKSSVEFTAKVESIDTGVQARDNHLRTADFFEVAKYPELSFKSTRVVKKGKTDFLAIGTFTLKGVSKELTIPFKLNGPIKDPWGKLRIGIEANLTINRQDYGVSWSQKLDSGGLVVGNDVDIQLNIEAVKQ; encoded by the coding sequence ATGAAAAATAGAAAATATTTCGTGATATTGGGACTCGCCTTAATTTTGGCGATTTCAGGATTTGCTCTGGCGCTCGCCGCCGGTTCAGAAAGTTTATTTGTTGAAGTTAAACCGCAAACCGCTTCAAAAGAAGCTGCGCCGGTCGCCAGTTCAGGAGTTTACGGATTTGATCCAGCTCATTCGACCATCGGGTTTTCAATTCGTCATCTGGTTATCAATAAAATCCCCGGCAGATTTAAAGACTATAAAGGGACAATCAATTTTGATTCCGCAGATATAACCAAATCATCAGTCGAATTTACCGCCAAGGTTGAAAGTATCGACACCGGTGTTCAAGCCAGAGACAATCATCTGCGAACCGCGGATTTTTTCGAGGTTGCGAAATATCCCGAATTATCGTTTAAAAGCACCCGGGTCGTTAAAAAAGGGAAAACCGATTTTCTTGCCATCGGCACATTTACCTTGAAAGGTGTCAGCAAAGAACTCACCATTCCATTCAAATTAAACGGGCCGATAAAAGACCCCTGGGGGAAATTGCGAATCGGTATCGAGGCGAATCTAACCATCAATCGTCAGGATTATGGGGTTAGCTGGAGTCAAAAACTGGATTCCGGTGGTCTGGTTGTCGGGAATGATGTCGACATTCAACTGAATATCGAAGCGGTTAAACAGTAA
- a CDS encoding Rne/Rng family ribonuclease, with protein sequence MAKELIISANVYEKKVALIEEGVVTEFYVERRDENQGVVGNVYKGKVMKVLPGMQSAFVDIGLERDAFLYVADFKDFEEDEDIDFNEEGAATQQQKRPDERKGDRRDRGRPEPVDKRISEPPIPAVDAAELEDVVEQLAEIATEKVIEPPPVEDLEGEGLEPATTTPEFIPVQEAKVDEVTPTFVKEEIPEEVVRVGDLISGHATDFSIERITDEDIVRTEPAQEVVETEKGKRSRSRKKGKIEEEEKKSKKAKPPSKKPDVVEPPVVEAKVEDGKAVKKTAKSAAKKPARKKKGAGSETSDAASQNVLAATGFERIVDEERPSEASETASRPQVMEGEKPVEKVFQPEPEPEWKVGSFRSEKIEKNEFERIEDAAASNTESLDNRSSFKHISDVIPENILEGTTSPQQVIGDETEDDREASVRDFGSRSEMAIRRGRGRRKDRRPHPKSMRQPVGESATEDGDAATVAEEKPEGFDGDKPMRAEPRRKPERGGAPTITDLLREGQEVIVQIAKEPIAKKGARITSHIALPGRFLVYMPTVNHIGVSRKIPIDAERVRLKRTVTALRDRENAPGGFIARTACSGISEQLLHDDMRYLIRTWNDIRKKSDRSKPPTLVHRDLDLIQRILRDQLTDEFSVIRVDNEIEYARIVEFVNRVQPRLVNRVKLYTGNQPILEKYNVQPEIDKAVKPRVWLKSGGYIVINQTEALVAIDVNTGKFVGKSDRLEDTITKTNLEAAKEVVRQIRLRDLGGIIVVDFIDMEERKNRQKVMQTLQEELANDRSPSKILSINDFGLLAITRKRVKQSLERTLCSPCPYCQGGGMVKSAQTMCYEILEQAKAISEQVMGSTDIMLRVSPIVAEALHTSEQAVFEEIEANFGSPITIEADPNLHQEQYDFAIA encoded by the coding sequence ATGGCTAAAGAATTGATAATTAGCGCAAATGTATATGAAAAGAAGGTCGCTTTAATAGAAGAAGGTGTGGTTACGGAATTCTATGTTGAGCGTCGGGATGAAAATCAAGGGGTTGTCGGAAATGTCTATAAAGGCAAAGTGATGAAGGTGCTTCCCGGTATGCAATCGGCTTTCGTGGACATCGGGCTTGAACGGGATGCCTTTTTGTACGTTGCCGACTTCAAAGATTTTGAAGAGGATGAGGATATTGATTTCAACGAAGAAGGCGCTGCCACACAGCAACAAAAACGACCCGATGAGCGAAAAGGTGACCGCAGAGATCGGGGTAGACCCGAACCCGTCGATAAACGGATAAGCGAACCGCCAATCCCCGCAGTAGATGCGGCTGAGTTGGAAGATGTGGTTGAACAATTGGCGGAAATTGCCACGGAAAAAGTTATTGAACCGCCACCGGTCGAAGATTTGGAAGGTGAAGGTTTGGAACCGGCAACCACGACGCCCGAATTCATTCCGGTTCAGGAAGCAAAGGTAGATGAAGTTACACCTACCTTTGTAAAGGAGGAAATCCCGGAAGAAGTTGTAAGAGTCGGCGATTTAATCAGCGGACATGCAACGGATTTCAGCATTGAAAGAATAACCGACGAGGATATAGTGAGGACGGAGCCGGCTCAGGAAGTGGTTGAAACGGAAAAAGGGAAACGCAGTCGTTCCCGTAAAAAAGGGAAAATCGAAGAAGAAGAAAAAAAATCCAAAAAAGCCAAACCTCCCTCAAAGAAACCTGATGTTGTGGAACCGCCAGTCGTAGAAGCCAAGGTTGAAGATGGCAAGGCGGTCAAAAAAACCGCGAAATCCGCTGCTAAAAAACCAGCACGCAAGAAAAAAGGTGCAGGTAGTGAAACCTCTGATGCGGCATCTCAAAACGTCTTGGCGGCAACCGGTTTTGAAAGAATTGTGGATGAAGAACGCCCATCGGAAGCTTCGGAAACCGCATCGCGCCCCCAGGTTATGGAAGGAGAAAAGCCGGTTGAAAAAGTGTTCCAGCCGGAACCTGAACCGGAATGGAAAGTCGGGAGTTTTCGCTCGGAAAAAATTGAAAAAAACGAATTCGAGCGTATCGAAGATGCGGCGGCATCAAACACTGAATCGCTGGATAATCGCTCATCATTCAAACATATCTCCGATGTCATCCCTGAAAATATTTTAGAGGGAACCACATCGCCTCAGCAGGTGATTGGCGATGAAACAGAGGACGATCGGGAAGCCAGCGTTCGTGATTTTGGCAGCCGCAGTGAAATGGCAATCAGGCGAGGTCGTGGTCGTCGCAAAGACCGCCGTCCACATCCGAAAAGTATGCGTCAACCGGTTGGCGAATCAGCAACCGAAGATGGCGATGCCGCAACCGTAGCGGAAGAAAAACCGGAAGGGTTTGATGGCGATAAACCGATGCGAGCCGAACCCCGGCGCAAACCCGAAAGGGGAGGGGCACCCACCATCACCGACCTGCTGCGCGAAGGGCAGGAAGTTATCGTTCAAATCGCAAAAGAACCTATCGCCAAAAAAGGCGCGCGAATTACTTCGCACATTGCCTTACCCGGACGATTTCTGGTTTATATGCCGACGGTAAATCACATAGGGGTTTCCCGAAAAATTCCAATTGATGCCGAACGAGTGAGGTTGAAACGCACCGTAACTGCGCTTCGTGACCGCGAAAATGCGCCGGGTGGATTTATTGCGCGTACCGCCTGCTCAGGAATTTCCGAACAGTTATTGCATGATGATATGCGATACCTGATTCGTACCTGGAATGACATCCGCAAAAAATCCGACCGCTCCAAACCGCCGACCCTGGTTCATCGCGACCTGGATTTGATTCAACGAATTTTACGCGATCAATTGACCGATGAATTTTCGGTCATTCGGGTTGATAACGAAATCGAATATGCGCGAATCGTCGAGTTCGTCAATCGCGTTCAACCGCGGCTGGTGAACCGTGTCAAACTTTATACCGGAAACCAACCGATACTCGAAAAATATAATGTTCAGCCGGAAATTGATAAGGCGGTAAAACCGCGTGTGTGGTTAAAATCCGGCGGCTATATCGTCATTAATCAAACCGAAGCGCTGGTGGCGATTGATGTCAACACCGGAAAATTTGTCGGTAAATCTGACCGCCTCGAAGACACCATAACCAAGACCAATCTGGAAGCCGCAAAAGAAGTGGTGCGCCAAATTCGTTTGCGCGATCTCGGCGGCATCATCGTTGTCGATTTTATCGATATGGAAGAACGCAAAAACCGACAGAAAGTCATGCAAACGCTTCAGGAAGAGTTAGCCAATGACCGTTCACCCTCAAAAATTCTGTCGATCAATGATTTCGGTTTGCTGGCAATCACCCGCAAGCGGGTTAAACAATCGCTCGAACGAACCCTTTGTTCACCCTGTCCGTATTGCCAGGGCGGCGGGATGGTTAAATCTGCACAAACCATGTGTTATGAAATCCTCGAACAAGCCAAAGCGATTTCCGAACAGGTCATGGGAAGCACAGACATTATGCTGAGGGTCTCGCCGATTGTTGCCGAAGCCTTGCATACTTCGGAACAGGCGGTCTTTGAAGAGATCGAAGCCAATTTCGGCTCCCCGATTACTATCGAAGCCGACCCCAATCTTCATCAGGAGCAGTACGACTTCGCAATCGCCTAA
- a CDS encoding FtsW/RodA/SpoVE family cell cycle protein — MIEINRKTFRDIDWPLLLAPIALTIFGCIGIYSTAPNSDFVKKQLIALGIGLAIAFAIMFTDYRKIVHDFAPIFYGIVMVLLVLVLFIGATINGNKAWLHIPGLPSIQPSEFAKVATILMLARYLAKARSGGDLTLKNMIVMAGIALPPIFLIALEKDTGTMLTFGAILGAFYFLGGAPKKYIIVAIIALPLALIALYPFLRGYQKERIDVIINPEKADPRGYAYQTIQSVIAVGSGGVVGKGIGEGTQGKLGFLPYAYSDFIAAVIAEDLGFVGILIMMALYLIFIWRLTMVALGSRERAGALMVMGFVALITFHIFCNLGMVAGIMPIMGIPLPLMSQGGTAIMSMFAGVGLALSVRFRRFVN; from the coding sequence ATGATTGAGATTAATCGAAAGACATTTCGTGACATTGATTGGCCGCTTTTGCTGGCTCCCATAGCCCTGACGATTTTTGGTTGTATTGGAATTTATAGTACCGCGCCGAATTCGGATTTTGTCAAAAAGCAGTTGATAGCTCTGGGGATTGGACTTGCCATTGCATTTGCCATTATGTTTACGGATTATCGAAAGATTGTTCACGATTTCGCGCCGATTTTTTACGGGATTGTGATGGTCTTACTGGTGCTGGTTTTATTCATTGGCGCAACCATTAACGGCAACAAAGCCTGGTTGCATATACCGGGTCTGCCCAGTATTCAACCTAGTGAATTTGCCAAAGTGGCAACCATTTTAATGCTGGCGCGTTATCTGGCAAAAGCGCGTTCGGGTGGTGATTTAACCCTGAAAAATATGATTGTGATGGCTGGCATCGCTTTGCCTCCGATATTTTTGATTGCCTTAGAGAAAGATACCGGAACGATGTTGACTTTCGGAGCGATTCTCGGAGCTTTCTATTTTTTAGGTGGCGCGCCGAAAAAATATATTATTGTGGCGATAATCGCTTTGCCTTTGGCGCTGATTGCTCTCTATCCCTTTCTCCGGGGATACCAAAAAGAGCGGATTGATGTCATTATCAATCCTGAGAAGGCAGACCCCAGAGGCTATGCTTACCAGACCATTCAATCCGTTATCGCGGTTGGTTCCGGCGGGGTGGTTGGCAAGGGGATTGGCGAAGGCACCCAGGGAAAATTGGGATTCCTGCCGTATGCCTATTCGGATTTTATTGCCGCAGTAATTGCCGAAGACTTGGGATTTGTTGGCATATTAATTATGATGGCGCTTTACCTGATTTTTATCTGGCGACTGACGATGGTCGCCCTGGGGTCAAGGGAACGCGCCGGTGCACTGATGGTGATGGGATTTGTCGCATTAATCACCTTTCACATTTTTTGTAACTTGGGAATGGTCGCGGGCATTATGCCGATTATGGGCATTCCTTTACCACTGATGAGCCAAGGGGGCACAGCAATCATGTCCATGTTTGCCGGGGTCGGATTGGCGCTCAGTGTTCGATTCAGAAGGTTTGTTAATTAG